A portion of the Pogoniulus pusillus isolate bPogPus1 chromosome 6, bPogPus1.pri, whole genome shotgun sequence genome contains these proteins:
- the LOC135175814 gene encoding folate receptor gamma-like → MALLQLLLVLAAASLAVPTRDSLLNVCMDAKHHKTQPGPEGELHRQCSPWKDNACCTANTTAEAHKDQSNLYHFNWNHCGVMPPKCKRHFIQDTCLYECSPNLGPWIDQADSSWRRERILHVPLCQEDCHEWWEDCKDFVTCKEDWHKGWNWATGTNRCPWGTTCRPFSVVFPRPQDLCEKIWSHSYRYSRARRGSGRCIQLWFDPARGNPNALVAKYYAWQRRGSGGRAAPAPGGDEQPPQPGSASAALPQPWLLLWQLLRLVGSF, encoded by the exons atggcgctgctgcagctgctgctggtgctggctgctgccagcctggcagtgcccaccaGGGACTCCCTGCTCAACGTCTGCATGGATGCCAAGCACCACAAAACCCAGCCCGGCCCCGAGGGGGAGCTCCATCGCCAG tgctccccgTGGAAGGACAatgcctgctgcactgccaACACCACTGCAGAGGCTCACAAGGACCAGTCCAACCTCTACCACTTCAACTGGAACCACTGTGGGGTGATGCCCCCCAAGTGCAAGCGCCACTTCATCCAGGACACCTGCCTCTATGAGTGCTCCCCCAACCTGGGGCCCTGGATTGACCAG GCTGACAGCAGCTGGCGCCGGGAGAGGATCCTCCATGTGCCACTCTGCCAGGAGGACTGCCACGAGTGGTGGGAGGACTGCAAGGACTTTGTCACCTGCAAGGAGGACTGGCACAAGGGCTGGAACTGGGCCACAG GCACCAACCGCTGCCCCTGGGGCACCACCTGCAGACCCTTCAGCGTGGTGTTCCCGCGGCCGCAGGACCTGTGCGAGAAGATCTGGTCCCACTCGTACCGCTACAGCCGTGCCCGCAGGGGCAGCGGgcgctgcatccagctctggttcGACCCTGCCCGGGGCAACCCCAACGCCCTGGTGGCCAAGTACTACGCCTGGCAGCGCAGGGGCAGCGGGGggagggcagctcctgcccccgGCGGGGACGAGCAGCCGCCGCAGCCGGGCAGTGCCAGCGCTGCCCTCCCGCAGCCTTGGCTGCtcctctggcagctcctgcGCCTCGTGGGCAGCTTTTGA